In a single window of the Raphanus sativus cultivar WK10039 chromosome 9, ASM80110v3, whole genome shotgun sequence genome:
- the LOC108825931 gene encoding G-type lectin S-receptor-like serine/threonine-protein kinase At1g61390 isoform X2 encodes MVFFLCFLLISIFLTCGKADINTSSPLSRGQTLSSPNGVYELGFFSPNNTLNQYVGIWFKNITPQVVVWVANRDKPITNTAANFTISSNGSLILLDGKQDVIWSTVEDFTSKKFHAELLDTGNLVVIDDVSGKTLWQSFGNLGNTMLPQSSISYDIPGGRDRVLTSWKSNNDPSPGEFSLEFTPQVPPQGLIRRGSKPYWRSGPWAKTKFSGIPGIDASYVSPFSVVQDVEKGTASFSYSQLRNYKLSYVTLTSEGKMKILWSDGKNWTLHFAAPASSCDLYGACGPFGLCLRTSTPKCVCMKGFLPKSDEEWKQGNWTSGCVRHTQLSCQANSSTKTQGKDKDNFYHMKHVKTPDMYQFASFLNAEQCHQGCLDNCSCTAFAYISGIGCLVWNRELVDTVQFSSDGESLSLRLASSELVGSSRTMIIAGATASLSILTILVFSGYTFWRYRAKQNVAPNFMFNNTSQDAQKNDLDSQDVSGINFFDMHTIRTATNNFSFSNKLGQGGFGPVYKGKLVDGKEIAVKRLSSSSGQGTEEFMNEITLISKLQHRNLVRLLGCCIKGEEKLLIYEYLENKSLDVFLFDSTLKFEIDWAKRFDIIQGIARGLLYLHRDSRLRVIHRDLKVSNILLDERMIPKISDFGLARMFQGTHFQDNTRRVVGTLGYMSPEYAWTGVFSEKSDIYAFGVLLLEIISGEKISRFNHGEEGNNLIAYAWECWCETKGVDFLDQDLADSSFPLQVSRCVQIGLICVQHQPVERPNTVELVSMLTSTLVLPSPKQPIFALHSRDEEPTSNDVITDNGLTQSVVQGR; translated from the exons ATggttttctttctttgctttctcTTGATATCTATATTCTTAACTTGTGGAAAAGCAGATATAAACACATCAAGTCCTTTATCAAGAGGACAAACTCTGAGCTCTCCTAACGGAGTTTATGAACTAGGCTTCTTCAGTCCTAACAACACCCTGAATCAGTATGTTGGGATCTGGTTCAAGAACATCACTCCACAGGTCGTTGTGTGGGTAGCTAACAGAGACAAGCCCATCACAAACACCGCGGCGAATTTCACCATCAGCAGCAACGGGAGCTTGATCCTGCTTGATGGAAAGCAAGATGTTATTTGGTCAACAGTAGAGGATTTCACATCCAAGAAGTTCCATGCAGAGCTTCTAGACACCGGAAACCTTGTTGTCATTGATGATGTTTCAGGAAAAACATTATGGCAGAGCTTCGGGAATCTTGGTAATACTATGCTGCCTCAGTCATCGATATCTTATGATATTCCCGGAGGAAGGGACCGTGTGTTGACTTCTTGGAAAAGCAACAACGATCCATCCCCCGGGGAATTCTCACTGGAGTTCACACCACAAGTCCCCCCACAAGGCCTTATAAGAAGAGGCTCAAAGCCTTACTGGAGAAGTGGTCCATGGGCGAAAACAAAATTCTCTGGGATACCTGGAATCGATGCATCATATGTAAGTCCATTCAGTGTTGTCCAAGATGTAGAGAAAGGCACAGCATCTTTCTCTTATTCCCAGTTGAGAAACTATAAACTATCATATGTTACATTAACATCAGAAGGGAAAATGAAGATCCTCTGGAGTGATGGGAAAAACTGGACGCTTCACTTTGCGGCTCCAGCAAGCTCATGTGATCTGTATGGTGCTTGTGGGccttttggtttgtgtttgagAACCAGTACTCCAAAGTGTGTATGCATGAAAGGATTTTTACCAAAGTCAGATGAGGAGTGGAAGCAAGGGAATTGGACAAGTGGATGTGTCAGACATACACAACTATCTTGTCAGGCGAATTCTTCGACAAAAACTCAAGGCAAAGATAAAGACAACTTCTATCATATGAAGCATGTAAAGACTCCGGATATGTACCAGTTTGCAAGCTTTCTCAATGCAGAACAATGTCACCAGGGTTGTCTAGACAACTGTTCTTGCACAGCTTTTGCCTATATAAGTGGAATTGGATGCTTAGTATGGAACCGGGAGCTTGTAGACACGGTTCAGTTTTCGTCTGATGGAGAGTCTCTTTCCCTTCGTCTTGCAAGTTCAGAATTGG TTGGAAGCAGCCGAACAATGATTATTGCTGGTGCTACTGCCAGCCTTTCCATACTCACGATCTTGGTCTTTTCCGGATATACGTTCTGGAGATACAGAGCCAAACAAAATG TTGCACCGAATTTTATGTTCAACAACACTTCACAAGATGCACAGAAGAATGATTTGGATTCACAAGATGTCTCCGGCATAAATTTCTTTGACATGCATACCATAAGAACTGCCACTAATAACTTTAGTTTCTCAAACAAACTCGGTCAAGGTGGATTTGGTCCAGTTTATAAG GGAAAGCTGGTTGATGGAAAGGAAATAGCGGTTAAACGCCTCTCTAGCAGCTCCGGACAGGGAACAGAGGAGTTCATGAATGAGATAACGCTGATCTCAAAACTACAACATAGGAACTTGGTTAGGCTTTTGGGATGCTGCATCAAAGGAGAAGAGAAGCTATTGATTTATGAGTATTTGGAGAACAAAAGCCTTGACGTCTTTCTATTTG ATTCAACTCTaaagtttgagattgattgGGCAAAGAGATTTGATATCATTCAAGGTATTGCACGTGGACTTCTCTATCTCCACCGTGACTCACGCCTTAGGGTCATTCACCGAGACTTGAAGGTGAGCAATATTCTCCTGGACGAGAGAATGATCCCAAAAATCTCAGATTTTGGATTGGCTCGCATGTTTCAAGGAACTCATTTCCAGGACAACACTCGTAGGGTTGTAGGAACTCT AGGATATATGTCTCCTGAGTATGCATGGACAGGGGTTTTCTCTGAGAAGTCAGACATCTATGCATTTGGAGTTCTCTTGCTAGAAATCATCAGTGGAGAAAAGATCTCAAGGTTCAACCATGGAGAAGAAGGAAATAACCTCATTGCATAT GCATGGGAATGTTGGTGTGAGACCAAAGGAGTTGATTTTCTGGACCAAGATCTTGCTGATTCTTCTTTCCCATTACAAGTTTCGAGATGTGTTCAGATTGGTCTAATTTGTGTTCAACACCAACCTGTGGAGAGGCCCAACACAGTTGAGTTAGTGTCTATGCTCACTTCAACATTAGTTCTTCCCTCACCAAAACAACCCATATTTGCATTGCATAGTAGAGATGAAGAACCCACATCTAACGATGTGATCACGGACAATGGGTTGACACAATCTGTGGTCCAAGGCCGCTAA
- the LOC108825931 gene encoding G-type lectin S-receptor-like serine/threonine-protein kinase At1g61390 isoform X3 yields the protein MVFFLCFLLISIFLTCGKADINTSSPLSRGQTLSSPNGVYELGFFSPNNTLNQYVGIWFKNITPQVVVWVANRDKPITNTAANFTISSNGSLILLDGKQDVIWSTVEDFTSKKFHAELLDTGNLVVIDDVSGKTLWQSFGNLGNTMLPQSSISYDIPGGRDRVLTSWKSNNDPSPGEFSLEFTPQVPPQGLIRRGSKPYWRSGPWAKTKFSGIPGIDASYVSPFSVVQDVEKGTASFSYSQLRNYKLSYVTLTSEGKMKILWSDGKNWTLHFAAPASSCDLYGACGPFGLCLRTSTPKCVCMKGFLPKSDEEWKQGNWTSGCVRHTQLSCQANSSTKTQGKDKDNFYHMKHVKTPDMYQFASFLNAEQCHQGCLDNCSCTAFAYISGIGCLVWNRELVDTVQFSSDGESLSLRLASSELVGSSRTMIIAGATASLSILTILVFSGYTFWRYRAKQNAYTSQDAQKNDLDSQDVSGINFFDMHTIRTATNNFSFSNKLGQGGFGPVYKGKLVDGKEIAVKRLSSSSGQGTEEFMNEITLISKLQHRNLVRLLGCCIKGEEKLLIYEYLENKSLDVFLFDSTLKFEIDWAKRFDIIQGIARGLLYLHRDSRLRVIHRDLKVSNILLDERMIPKISDFGLARMFQGTHFQDNTRRVVGTLGYMSPEYAWTGVFSEKSDIYAFGVLLLEIISGEKISRFNHGEEGNNLIAYAWECWCETKGVDFLDQDLADSSFPLQVSRCVQIGLICVQHQPVERPNTVELVSMLTSTLVLPSPKQPIFALHSRDEEPTSNDVITDNGLTQSVVQGR from the exons ATggttttctttctttgctttctcTTGATATCTATATTCTTAACTTGTGGAAAAGCAGATATAAACACATCAAGTCCTTTATCAAGAGGACAAACTCTGAGCTCTCCTAACGGAGTTTATGAACTAGGCTTCTTCAGTCCTAACAACACCCTGAATCAGTATGTTGGGATCTGGTTCAAGAACATCACTCCACAGGTCGTTGTGTGGGTAGCTAACAGAGACAAGCCCATCACAAACACCGCGGCGAATTTCACCATCAGCAGCAACGGGAGCTTGATCCTGCTTGATGGAAAGCAAGATGTTATTTGGTCAACAGTAGAGGATTTCACATCCAAGAAGTTCCATGCAGAGCTTCTAGACACCGGAAACCTTGTTGTCATTGATGATGTTTCAGGAAAAACATTATGGCAGAGCTTCGGGAATCTTGGTAATACTATGCTGCCTCAGTCATCGATATCTTATGATATTCCCGGAGGAAGGGACCGTGTGTTGACTTCTTGGAAAAGCAACAACGATCCATCCCCCGGGGAATTCTCACTGGAGTTCACACCACAAGTCCCCCCACAAGGCCTTATAAGAAGAGGCTCAAAGCCTTACTGGAGAAGTGGTCCATGGGCGAAAACAAAATTCTCTGGGATACCTGGAATCGATGCATCATATGTAAGTCCATTCAGTGTTGTCCAAGATGTAGAGAAAGGCACAGCATCTTTCTCTTATTCCCAGTTGAGAAACTATAAACTATCATATGTTACATTAACATCAGAAGGGAAAATGAAGATCCTCTGGAGTGATGGGAAAAACTGGACGCTTCACTTTGCGGCTCCAGCAAGCTCATGTGATCTGTATGGTGCTTGTGGGccttttggtttgtgtttgagAACCAGTACTCCAAAGTGTGTATGCATGAAAGGATTTTTACCAAAGTCAGATGAGGAGTGGAAGCAAGGGAATTGGACAAGTGGATGTGTCAGACATACACAACTATCTTGTCAGGCGAATTCTTCGACAAAAACTCAAGGCAAAGATAAAGACAACTTCTATCATATGAAGCATGTAAAGACTCCGGATATGTACCAGTTTGCAAGCTTTCTCAATGCAGAACAATGTCACCAGGGTTGTCTAGACAACTGTTCTTGCACAGCTTTTGCCTATATAAGTGGAATTGGATGCTTAGTATGGAACCGGGAGCTTGTAGACACGGTTCAGTTTTCGTCTGATGGAGAGTCTCTTTCCCTTCGTCTTGCAAGTTCAGAATTGG TTGGAAGCAGCCGAACAATGATTATTGCTGGTGCTACTGCCAGCCTTTCCATACTCACGATCTTGGTCTTTTCCGGATATACGTTCTGGAGATACAGAGCCAAACAAAATG CTTAT ACTTCACAAGATGCACAGAAGAATGATTTGGATTCACAAGATGTCTCCGGCATAAATTTCTTTGACATGCATACCATAAGAACTGCCACTAATAACTTTAGTTTCTCAAACAAACTCGGTCAAGGTGGATTTGGTCCAGTTTATAAG GGAAAGCTGGTTGATGGAAAGGAAATAGCGGTTAAACGCCTCTCTAGCAGCTCCGGACAGGGAACAGAGGAGTTCATGAATGAGATAACGCTGATCTCAAAACTACAACATAGGAACTTGGTTAGGCTTTTGGGATGCTGCATCAAAGGAGAAGAGAAGCTATTGATTTATGAGTATTTGGAGAACAAAAGCCTTGACGTCTTTCTATTTG ATTCAACTCTaaagtttgagattgattgGGCAAAGAGATTTGATATCATTCAAGGTATTGCACGTGGACTTCTCTATCTCCACCGTGACTCACGCCTTAGGGTCATTCACCGAGACTTGAAGGTGAGCAATATTCTCCTGGACGAGAGAATGATCCCAAAAATCTCAGATTTTGGATTGGCTCGCATGTTTCAAGGAACTCATTTCCAGGACAACACTCGTAGGGTTGTAGGAACTCT AGGATATATGTCTCCTGAGTATGCATGGACAGGGGTTTTCTCTGAGAAGTCAGACATCTATGCATTTGGAGTTCTCTTGCTAGAAATCATCAGTGGAGAAAAGATCTCAAGGTTCAACCATGGAGAAGAAGGAAATAACCTCATTGCATAT GCATGGGAATGTTGGTGTGAGACCAAAGGAGTTGATTTTCTGGACCAAGATCTTGCTGATTCTTCTTTCCCATTACAAGTTTCGAGATGTGTTCAGATTGGTCTAATTTGTGTTCAACACCAACCTGTGGAGAGGCCCAACACAGTTGAGTTAGTGTCTATGCTCACTTCAACATTAGTTCTTCCCTCACCAAAACAACCCATATTTGCATTGCATAGTAGAGATGAAGAACCCACATCTAACGATGTGATCACGGACAATGGGTTGACACAATCTGTGGTCCAAGGCCGCTAA
- the LOC108825931 gene encoding G-type lectin S-receptor-like serine/threonine-protein kinase At1g61390 isoform X1, with product MVFFLCFLLISIFLTCGKADINTSSPLSRGQTLSSPNGVYELGFFSPNNTLNQYVGIWFKNITPQVVVWVANRDKPITNTAANFTISSNGSLILLDGKQDVIWSTVEDFTSKKFHAELLDTGNLVVIDDVSGKTLWQSFGNLGNTMLPQSSISYDIPGGRDRVLTSWKSNNDPSPGEFSLEFTPQVPPQGLIRRGSKPYWRSGPWAKTKFSGIPGIDASYVSPFSVVQDVEKGTASFSYSQLRNYKLSYVTLTSEGKMKILWSDGKNWTLHFAAPASSCDLYGACGPFGLCLRTSTPKCVCMKGFLPKSDEEWKQGNWTSGCVRHTQLSCQANSSTKTQGKDKDNFYHMKHVKTPDMYQFASFLNAEQCHQGCLDNCSCTAFAYISGIGCLVWNRELVDTVQFSSDGESLSLRLASSELVGSSRTMIIAGATASLSILTILVFSGYTFWRYRAKQNDAQKNDLDSQDVSGINFFDMHTIRTATNNFSFSNKLGQGGFGPVYKGKLVDGKEIAVKRLSSSSGQGTEEFMNEITLISKLQHRNLVRLLGCCIKGEEKLLIYEYLENKSLDVFLFDSTLKFEIDWAKRFDIIQGIARGLLYLHRDSRLRVIHRDLKVSNILLDERMIPKISDFGLARMFQGTHFQDNTRRVVGTLGYMSPEYAWTGVFSEKSDIYAFGVLLLEIISGEKISRFNHGEEGNNLIAYAWECWCETKGVDFLDQDLADSSFPLQVSRCVQIGLICVQHQPVERPNTVELVSMLTSTLVLPSPKQPIFALHSRDEEPTSNDVITDNGLTQSVVQGR from the exons ATggttttctttctttgctttctcTTGATATCTATATTCTTAACTTGTGGAAAAGCAGATATAAACACATCAAGTCCTTTATCAAGAGGACAAACTCTGAGCTCTCCTAACGGAGTTTATGAACTAGGCTTCTTCAGTCCTAACAACACCCTGAATCAGTATGTTGGGATCTGGTTCAAGAACATCACTCCACAGGTCGTTGTGTGGGTAGCTAACAGAGACAAGCCCATCACAAACACCGCGGCGAATTTCACCATCAGCAGCAACGGGAGCTTGATCCTGCTTGATGGAAAGCAAGATGTTATTTGGTCAACAGTAGAGGATTTCACATCCAAGAAGTTCCATGCAGAGCTTCTAGACACCGGAAACCTTGTTGTCATTGATGATGTTTCAGGAAAAACATTATGGCAGAGCTTCGGGAATCTTGGTAATACTATGCTGCCTCAGTCATCGATATCTTATGATATTCCCGGAGGAAGGGACCGTGTGTTGACTTCTTGGAAAAGCAACAACGATCCATCCCCCGGGGAATTCTCACTGGAGTTCACACCACAAGTCCCCCCACAAGGCCTTATAAGAAGAGGCTCAAAGCCTTACTGGAGAAGTGGTCCATGGGCGAAAACAAAATTCTCTGGGATACCTGGAATCGATGCATCATATGTAAGTCCATTCAGTGTTGTCCAAGATGTAGAGAAAGGCACAGCATCTTTCTCTTATTCCCAGTTGAGAAACTATAAACTATCATATGTTACATTAACATCAGAAGGGAAAATGAAGATCCTCTGGAGTGATGGGAAAAACTGGACGCTTCACTTTGCGGCTCCAGCAAGCTCATGTGATCTGTATGGTGCTTGTGGGccttttggtttgtgtttgagAACCAGTACTCCAAAGTGTGTATGCATGAAAGGATTTTTACCAAAGTCAGATGAGGAGTGGAAGCAAGGGAATTGGACAAGTGGATGTGTCAGACATACACAACTATCTTGTCAGGCGAATTCTTCGACAAAAACTCAAGGCAAAGATAAAGACAACTTCTATCATATGAAGCATGTAAAGACTCCGGATATGTACCAGTTTGCAAGCTTTCTCAATGCAGAACAATGTCACCAGGGTTGTCTAGACAACTGTTCTTGCACAGCTTTTGCCTATATAAGTGGAATTGGATGCTTAGTATGGAACCGGGAGCTTGTAGACACGGTTCAGTTTTCGTCTGATGGAGAGTCTCTTTCCCTTCGTCTTGCAAGTTCAGAATTGG TTGGAAGCAGCCGAACAATGATTATTGCTGGTGCTACTGCCAGCCTTTCCATACTCACGATCTTGGTCTTTTCCGGATATACGTTCTGGAGATACAGAGCCAAACAAAATG ATGCACAGAAGAATGATTTGGATTCACAAGATGTCTCCGGCATAAATTTCTTTGACATGCATACCATAAGAACTGCCACTAATAACTTTAGTTTCTCAAACAAACTCGGTCAAGGTGGATTTGGTCCAGTTTATAAG GGAAAGCTGGTTGATGGAAAGGAAATAGCGGTTAAACGCCTCTCTAGCAGCTCCGGACAGGGAACAGAGGAGTTCATGAATGAGATAACGCTGATCTCAAAACTACAACATAGGAACTTGGTTAGGCTTTTGGGATGCTGCATCAAAGGAGAAGAGAAGCTATTGATTTATGAGTATTTGGAGAACAAAAGCCTTGACGTCTTTCTATTTG ATTCAACTCTaaagtttgagattgattgGGCAAAGAGATTTGATATCATTCAAGGTATTGCACGTGGACTTCTCTATCTCCACCGTGACTCACGCCTTAGGGTCATTCACCGAGACTTGAAGGTGAGCAATATTCTCCTGGACGAGAGAATGATCCCAAAAATCTCAGATTTTGGATTGGCTCGCATGTTTCAAGGAACTCATTTCCAGGACAACACTCGTAGGGTTGTAGGAACTCT AGGATATATGTCTCCTGAGTATGCATGGACAGGGGTTTTCTCTGAGAAGTCAGACATCTATGCATTTGGAGTTCTCTTGCTAGAAATCATCAGTGGAGAAAAGATCTCAAGGTTCAACCATGGAGAAGAAGGAAATAACCTCATTGCATAT GCATGGGAATGTTGGTGTGAGACCAAAGGAGTTGATTTTCTGGACCAAGATCTTGCTGATTCTTCTTTCCCATTACAAGTTTCGAGATGTGTTCAGATTGGTCTAATTTGTGTTCAACACCAACCTGTGGAGAGGCCCAACACAGTTGAGTTAGTGTCTATGCTCACTTCAACATTAGTTCTTCCCTCACCAAAACAACCCATATTTGCATTGCATAGTAGAGATGAAGAACCCACATCTAACGATGTGATCACGGACAATGGGTTGACACAATCTGTGGTCCAAGGCCGCTAA